A single window of Acetohalobium arabaticum DSM 5501 DNA harbors:
- the panB gene encoding 3-methyl-2-oxobutanoate hydroxymethyltransferase: MSKVTVTDLKTKKEAGERITMLTAYDYPMAKAIDEAGIDIILVGDSLGMVVLGYDDTLAVTIGDMIHHTKAVNRGVKDALVVTDMPFMSYKTGDISQTVKNAGRIIKESGAQAVKVEGGSEVVAEIEAVVKAGIPVMGHLGLTPQSINQFGGFKVQGKESEAAQKLITDAKALEEAGIFALVLECIPAVLTKEVTEAVEVPTIGIGAGKESDGQVLVTQDLLGIFANFTPKFVRKYADLNDEIKTALKDYKKDVETGEFPSQKESF; encoded by the coding sequence ATGAGTAAGGTTACAGTAACAGATTTAAAAACAAAGAAAGAAGCAGGGGAAAGAATTACAATGTTGACTGCCTATGACTATCCTATGGCCAAAGCTATAGATGAAGCGGGGATTGATATAATCTTAGTAGGAGACTCTTTAGGCATGGTGGTTTTGGGCTATGATGATACTTTAGCAGTTACGATTGGAGATATGATCCATCATACTAAGGCTGTAAATAGAGGAGTAAAAGATGCATTAGTAGTTACTGATATGCCCTTTATGTCTTATAAGACTGGAGATATCAGCCAGACAGTCAAAAATGCAGGACGGATTATTAAAGAAAGCGGAGCCCAGGCAGTAAAAGTAGAAGGCGGTAGTGAAGTAGTAGCCGAGATTGAAGCAGTTGTCAAAGCCGGAATTCCAGTCATGGGACATTTAGGTTTAACTCCCCAATCAATTAATCAGTTCGGCGGTTTTAAGGTACAGGGTAAGGAGAGCGAAGCTGCTCAGAAATTGATTACTGATGCCAAAGCCTTAGAAGAAGCAGGTATCTTTGCTTTAGTTTTAGAATGTATTCCTGCTGTTTTAACTAAAGAAGTTACAGAAGCAGTAGAGGTTCCTACTATCGGTATTGGAGCAGGAAAGGAATCTGATGGTCAGGTTTTAGTAACTCAGGATCTGCTGGGTATCTTTGCTAACTTTACTCCTAAATTTGTTAGAAAGTATGCTGATTTGAATGACGAGATCAAGACAGCATTGAAAGATTATAAAAAGGATGTTGAAACTGGAGAGTTTCCAAGTCAGAAGGAAAGCTTTTAG
- the panC gene encoding pantoate--beta-alanine ligase, translating to MELCKSIDEVRDFIGKQQKAGKEVGLVPTMGYFHQGHLALMEKAREENDIVVVSLFVNPTQFGPDEDYNEYPRDLDRDLELAEEAGVDIVFAPEADEVYLSQAATKVMVEGLTDYLCGAAREGHFTGVCTIVTKLFNIIDPDRAYFGQKDAQQVLVIKRLVKDLNFDLEIVTVTIQREEDGLAISSRNKYLDSKEREAATILYQTLQLAKDLINQGKRDAEAVKERLINKIEAEPLAEIDYVEIVDQSTLEPLVEIKGEVLMALAVYIGDTRLIDNLMLEVN from the coding sequence ATGGAGCTTTGTAAAAGTATTGATGAAGTACGGGACTTTATTGGAAAGCAGCAGAAAGCTGGAAAAGAAGTAGGTTTGGTACCGACAATGGGTTATTTCCATCAAGGCCATTTAGCTTTGATGGAGAAGGCTAGAGAGGAGAATGATATAGTAGTAGTTAGCCTCTTTGTTAATCCCACTCAGTTTGGTCCTGATGAGGATTATAATGAGTATCCTCGCGATTTAGATAGAGATTTAGAATTAGCTGAAGAAGCAGGAGTAGATATAGTCTTTGCTCCAGAGGCTGACGAGGTCTACTTGTCTCAGGCAGCAACCAAAGTAATGGTAGAAGGCTTGACAGATTATCTCTGTGGTGCTGCTAGAGAGGGACACTTTACCGGTGTCTGTACTATTGTTACTAAGCTGTTTAATATTATTGATCCTGATCGGGCTTACTTTGGCCAGAAGGATGCCCAACAGGTATTAGTAATCAAGAGGTTAGTTAAGGATCTGAACTTTGATTTAGAGATAGTAACAGTGACAATTCAGCGTGAAGAAGATGGCCTGGCTATCAGTTCGCGTAATAAATACCTGGACTCTAAGGAAAGGGAAGCAGCGACAATTCTATATCAGACTCTACAGCTGGCTAAAGACTTAATTAATCAGGGAAAAAGAGATGCTGAAGCTGTTAAAGAAAGATTAATCAATAAGATTGAGGCTGAACCATTAGCAGAGATCGACTATGTAGAGATAGTAGACCAATCTACTTTAGAGCCATTAGTAGAAATTAAGGGCGAGGTATTGATGGCTCTGGCTGTCTATATCGGCGATACTAGATTGATAGATAACTTAATGCTGGAGGTGAATTAG
- the panD gene encoding aspartate 1-decarboxylase: protein MMRMMHKSKIHRARVTEANLDYVGSITIDRDLIEAADILPNERVQVVNNNNGARFETYVIAGERGSGVVCLNGAAARKVQPGDEVIIISYGLMKDNAARDLEPKVILVDENNRIIKS from the coding sequence ATGATGCGGATGATGCATAAATCGAAGATCCATCGGGCAAGAGTGACTGAAGCAAATCTGGATTATGTGGGCAGCATAACTATTGATAGAGACTTAATTGAAGCGGCAGATATTTTACCTAATGAGAGAGTGCAGGTAGTTAATAATAATAATGGAGCTAGATTTGAAACCTATGTCATTGCTGGCGAACGCGGTTCGGGTGTTGTCTGTCTCAATGGAGCAGCAGCCAGAAAGGTTCAACCGGGGGATGAAGTCATAATAATCTCTTATGGTCTTATGAAGGATAATGCTGCTCGAGACTTAGAACCGAAAGTGATCTTAGTAGATGAGAATAACCGAATTATTAAATCTTAA
- a CDS encoding biotin--[acetyl-CoA-carboxylase] ligase, whose protein sequence is MSQTSKRKQRVLRILHKNRDQYISGQELSDRLEVSRTAVWKYIQSLREQGYVIDSSSRLGYCLVKAPDILSPEEIKKDLKTDLLGCEVIYQEEVKSTNSLAKSEARQEAEEGTVIVAKEQVGGKGRLGREYFCPPGGIWFSVILRPNMKPDSASQFSFVAVVALAKTIDELTDSVPEIKWPNDVLINGKKVSGILTEMSAEIDQIDYLVLGIGVNLNIAVDEFPSDLKNKATSIQEESGQQIPKLNFFLSLLEQLEEEYFKLQTEGFEKIIEGWKEYNITLGNEVTVTSNNEVLTGQAVDVDNKGRLLVELPNGTMKKVVAGDVTLNTEYN, encoded by the coding sequence ATGTCCCAAACTTCTAAGCGTAAACAACGAGTACTTAGGATATTACATAAGAATCGAGACCAATATATTTCTGGCCAGGAATTGAGCGATAGGCTGGAGGTATCACGGACTGCTGTCTGGAAGTATATTCAATCCTTGCGTGAACAGGGATATGTAATTGATTCTTCTTCTAGACTGGGCTACTGTCTAGTAAAAGCTCCTGATATTCTGTCGCCAGAAGAGATAAAGAAGGATTTAAAGACTGATCTATTAGGCTGTGAAGTGATCTATCAAGAAGAAGTAAAATCTACTAATTCACTAGCAAAATCAGAAGCTAGACAGGAAGCTGAGGAAGGAACAGTTATTGTGGCTAAAGAGCAGGTTGGCGGCAAGGGCCGTTTGGGCAGAGAATACTTCTGTCCGCCGGGAGGGATCTGGTTTTCAGTTATTCTCCGGCCTAATATGAAGCCGGACTCTGCTTCTCAATTCAGTTTTGTAGCAGTAGTGGCTTTAGCCAAAACAATTGATGAATTAACTGATTCAGTTCCAGAAATTAAATGGCCGAATGATGTGTTGATTAATGGGAAGAAGGTTAGCGGTATTTTAACTGAAATGAGTGCTGAAATTGATCAGATAGATTATTTAGTACTTGGAATTGGAGTTAATTTGAATATAGCTGTGGATGAATTTCCATCAGACTTAAAGAATAAAGCTACCTCTATTCAAGAGGAATCAGGACAACAGATTCCCAAATTGAATTTCTTTTTATCTCTTTTAGAGCAATTAGAGGAGGAATACTTTAAATTACAAACGGAGGGGTTCGAAAAGATTATAGAGGGCTGGAAAGAATATAATATCACTTTAGGAAATGAAGTAACAGTTACCAGTAATAATGAAGTGTTGACAGGACAAGCAGTAGACGTTGATAATAAAGGTAGATTATTAGTAGAATTACCTAATGGTACTATGAAGAAAGTGGTTGCTGGTGATGTAACTTTAAATACTGAATATAATTAA
- a CDS encoding type III pantothenate kinase encodes MILAIDVGNTNTVLGVFADEDLLVDWRISTDRYKTADEYGMLFFDLFNYNDLKADDIERIIISCVVPSVVNALEEVAIKYFGVEPLIVGPGIKTAMDIKIENPKEVGADRIVNAVAAYNLYGGPVIVVDFGTATTFCLISEQGNYLGGAIAPGIDISMDALFSYADKLPKVELEKPESVIGKNTLDSLKAGIIYGAVGQVDGVVREIKADLDQEAEVIATGGLADLVSDESEEIDRTNSLLTLQGLRMISELNS; translated from the coding sequence ATGATTTTAGCTATTGATGTGGGAAATACTAATACTGTATTAGGGGTTTTTGCTGATGAAGACCTATTAGTAGATTGGAGAATATCTACTGATCGGTATAAAACAGCTGATGAATATGGAATGTTATTCTTTGATCTCTTTAATTATAATGATTTAAAGGCTGATGATATAGAAAGGATAATTATTTCCTGTGTAGTTCCCTCAGTAGTAAATGCTTTAGAGGAGGTAGCCATCAAGTATTTTGGAGTTGAACCTCTAATTGTAGGTCCCGGAATTAAGACCGCAATGGATATTAAAATAGAGAATCCCAAAGAGGTAGGGGCTGACAGAATTGTTAATGCTGTAGCTGCCTATAACTTATATGGAGGACCAGTGATTGTAGTTGATTTTGGAACAGCTACTACTTTCTGTTTAATTTCAGAGCAGGGGAATTACTTAGGCGGTGCTATTGCACCCGGAATAGATATTTCTATGGATGCCTTATTTAGCTATGCTGATAAGTTACCTAAAGTGGAATTAGAAAAGCCGGAGAGTGTAATTGGTAAGAATACTTTAGACAGTTTAAAGGCGGGAATTATCTATGGTGCTGTGGGACAGGTTGATGGTGTAGTAAGAGAGATTAAAGCTGATTTAGACCAGGAGGCTGAAGTTATAGCTACTGGTGGTTTGGCAGATTTAGTTAGCGATGAGTCTGAAGAGATCGATCGGACCAATTCTTTGCTTACTTTACAGGGTCTGCGCATGATTTCAGAATTAAATAGCTAA
- the dusB gene encoding tRNA dihydrouridine synthase DusB: MEIGEVELDNPVMLAPMAGVTDLPFRRIVKEFGCGLVCTEMVSAKGLVYGSSRTEELLTISDQERPVSLQIFGSEPEIMAEAVEKIEEYRPDIIDVNLGCPTPKIVKGGAGSVLMKEPDLVGRIVDALVRATEIPITVKMRKGWDEDHVNAVEIAQTAEESGVQAVAVHGRTREQFYKGEADWNIIKEVKEAVEVPVIGNGDIFSPQDAEEMIDTTGCDGVMIARGAQGNPWIFKRTLHYLETGELLPPPTIQERIEMVVRHLEALVDYKGEYIAVREMRRHTVQYIKGLYNCTEVKQKVNQAETEEELKEILHNYKRELMD, encoded by the coding sequence ATGGAGATAGGAGAAGTGGAATTGGATAATCCGGTTATGTTAGCACCTATGGCTGGAGTAACAGACCTGCCTTTCCGCAGAATAGTCAAGGAGTTCGGTTGTGGATTAGTCTGTACTGAGATGGTCAGTGCTAAAGGATTGGTTTATGGCAGTTCGCGAACAGAAGAGTTATTGACTATCAGTGATCAGGAGCGGCCAGTCTCACTACAGATTTTTGGTTCAGAACCAGAGATAATGGCTGAAGCAGTAGAGAAGATTGAAGAATATAGACCGGATATTATAGATGTAAACTTAGGCTGTCCAACTCCCAAAATTGTCAAGGGTGGAGCTGGGTCTGTCTTAATGAAGGAACCTGATTTAGTAGGCCGAATCGTAGATGCTTTAGTTAGAGCAACTGAGATTCCTATTACTGTTAAGATGAGAAAAGGCTGGGATGAGGATCATGTTAATGCTGTAGAGATTGCTCAAACTGCTGAAGAAAGTGGAGTCCAGGCAGTAGCAGTCCACGGTAGGACTAGAGAACAGTTTTATAAGGGAGAAGCTGATTGGAATATTATAAAAGAAGTGAAAGAAGCAGTAGAAGTTCCAGTGATCGGTAATGGAGATATCTTTAGCCCACAGGATGCTGAAGAGATGATTGATACTACAGGCTGTGATGGGGTAATGATTGCGCGGGGAGCACAGGGTAATCCCTGGATTTTCAAGCGTACGCTTCATTATTTAGAGACAGGCGAATTATTGCCGCCGCCTACTATTCAGGAAAGAATTGAGATGGTAGTTAGGCATTTAGAAGCTTTAGTTGACTATAAAGGAGAATATATAGCCGTTAGAGAGATGCGCAGACATACTGTCCAATACATCAAAGGACTATATAACTGTACTGAAGTTAAACAGAAGGTAAATCAGGCAGAAACAGAAGAAGAGTTAAAAGAAATATTACATAATTATAAAAGAGAACTTATGGATTAA
- a CDS encoding shikimate 5-dehydrogenase, whose product MEQFGFLLHPLQVNDLARKFTISKQIPDSILRQIIRFMPQIELSHVTGIESELGNKAEGWLVGCTLTSEQMLKLPVEHVLKQIISAAKKAEKLGAEIVGLGAYTSIIGDGGRRVAEKLDIPVTTGNSYTVATAVKAVKRAADKLGIVLSETHLAVIGATGSIGEACVQLLADEVNDISLVARNEPKLRRLTTSIKSNYQLNRVNYSTDINKALSEAEIVITVSSAIDSIIDPNNLKPGAIVCDVARPRDVAKQVNESREDILVIEGGIVQLPGQVRLNFDLGLPPGRIYACMAETIILALEGRYENYTLGKSVSLEKVKEIQQLADKHGFQLAGLRYVGEKIGQQRFKQVRQAASRA is encoded by the coding sequence TTGGAGCAGTTTGGTTTTTTGCTACATCCTTTGCAAGTAAATGATTTAGCTAGAAAATTTACTATTAGTAAGCAGATTCCAGATAGTATTTTAAGACAGATAATTAGATTTATGCCTCAGATTGAACTTTCTCATGTTACCGGAATAGAATCTGAACTGGGAAATAAAGCTGAAGGATGGTTAGTGGGCTGCACTTTAACATCTGAACAGATGTTAAAGCTTCCAGTGGAACATGTGCTTAAACAGATAATTAGTGCTGCTAAAAAAGCAGAAAAATTGGGGGCTGAGATTGTAGGATTAGGGGCCTACACTTCTATTATCGGAGATGGAGGTCGGAGAGTTGCCGAAAAGTTGGATATTCCAGTGACAACAGGTAATAGCTATACAGTTGCTACGGCTGTTAAAGCAGTAAAAAGGGCTGCTGATAAATTAGGAATTGTACTGTCTGAGACCCATTTAGCAGTTATAGGTGCCACCGGTTCTATTGGAGAAGCCTGTGTGCAGCTTTTAGCTGATGAAGTTAATGATATCTCGTTAGTAGCTAGAAATGAACCAAAGTTAAGAAGATTAACTACATCGATAAAGAGTAATTATCAGTTAAATAGAGTGAATTATTCTACAGATATTAATAAAGCATTATCCGAAGCTGAAATTGTTATTACAGTTTCAAGTGCTATAGATAGTATTATAGATCCTAATAATTTGAAGCCGGGGGCTATTGTCTGTGATGTGGCCAGACCTAGAGATGTAGCTAAGCAGGTTAATGAAAGTAGAGAGGATATTTTAGTAATTGAAGGTGGAATAGTCCAGTTACCAGGACAGGTGAGGTTGAATTTTGATCTTGGTTTACCGCCGGGAAGGATTTATGCCTGTATGGCAGAAACAATAATTTTAGCTTTAGAAGGTCGGTATGAAAATTATACCTTGGGCAAGTCAGTGTCATTGGAAAAAGTAAAAGAGATACAGCAGTTGGCTGATAAACATGGGTTTCAATTAGCTGGACTGCGTTATGTTGGAGAAAAGATAGGCCAACAGCGCTTTAAACAGGTGAGACAGGCAGCTTCAAGGGCTTGA
- the greA gene encoding transcription elongation factor GreA, whose amino-acid sequence MAEKVILTKEGLNKLEEELSYLKGTKRREVAKRIKQALEFGDISENSEYDDAKNEQAFVEGRIKEIENMLNNAEVINEDEVETTEVNIGTTVTIRDLDTEEEYNYKIVGTTEADPFENKISNDSPVGNALLGHKIGEEVEIDAPAGKIVYKILAIQK is encoded by the coding sequence ATGGCTGAGAAAGTAATTTTAACAAAAGAAGGGCTTAATAAACTGGAAGAAGAATTATCATATTTGAAAGGTACTAAACGGAGAGAAGTTGCTAAACGGATTAAACAGGCATTAGAATTTGGTGATATCAGCGAAAATTCAGAGTATGATGATGCTAAAAATGAACAGGCCTTTGTAGAGGGTAGAATTAAAGAAATTGAGAATATGTTGAATAATGCTGAAGTAATTAATGAAGACGAAGTAGAAACTACAGAGGTTAATATTGGAACAACTGTTACAATTAGGGACTTGGATACTGAGGAAGAGTATAATTATAAAATAGTCGGAACTACAGAAGCAGACCCGTTTGAGAATAAAATTTCGAATGATTCTCCTGTAGGAAACGCATTACTCGGTCATAAGATAGGCGAGGAAGTGGAAATCGATGCTCCAGCAGGAAAGATTGTTTATAAGATTTTAGCAATTCAGAAGTAA
- the lysS gene encoding lysine--tRNA ligase: MEEEQDLNDLMLERRKKLDMLEEKGITVYGEKYERSHVAQEVIDNFEELKEDETEVRLTGRLMAVREHGKASFADIEDMSGRIQLYAKEDNLGEDLYELFMSLDIGDQIGIEGLLFKTGRGEVTVQIENFELLAKALRPLPEKWHGLKDVEMRYRQRYVDLIVNSDVRNTFVLRSKIIHTMREHLEEEDFLEVETPLMHPIAGGAEARPFVTHHNALDMDLYLRIAPELYLKRLIVGGFEKVFEIGKNLRNEGISTKHNPEFTSMELYQANADYEDMMEITESVIVNIAQEVLGTLEIEYDGQEIDLSPSWTRMTMREAINEYAGVDFSEVDDFKTAQKLAEDHGVDYEEITSVGELINEFFEEFVEDELIQPTFITEYPIEVSPLAKRKPEDSDFTERFELFVAGNELANAFSELNDPIDQKQRFKEQMEQREAGDDEAHMMDYDYIRALEYGMPPTGGLGIGIDRLVMLLTDSTSIRDVILFPHMRPEQ; the protein is encoded by the coding sequence ATGGAAGAAGAACAGGACTTAAATGATTTGATGTTAGAACGAAGAAAGAAATTAGATATGCTAGAAGAAAAAGGAATCACAGTTTATGGAGAAAAATATGAACGAAGCCATGTTGCTCAAGAAGTTATAGATAATTTTGAGGAATTAAAGGAAGATGAAACAGAGGTTAGATTGACCGGTAGATTAATGGCAGTTAGAGAACATGGTAAAGCCAGTTTTGCTGATATAGAGGATATGTCAGGGCGGATTCAGCTGTATGCTAAAGAGGATAATTTAGGTGAAGATCTGTATGAATTATTTATGTCTCTGGATATTGGTGATCAGATTGGAATAGAAGGACTTTTATTTAAAACAGGACGCGGTGAGGTTACTGTCCAGATTGAGAATTTTGAATTATTGGCTAAAGCGTTGCGTCCGCTGCCGGAAAAATGGCATGGTCTAAAAGATGTTGAAATGAGGTATAGACAGAGATATGTGGATTTAATAGTTAATTCCGATGTAAGAAATACTTTTGTTTTACGGAGTAAGATAATTCATACTATGCGTGAGCATTTAGAGGAAGAAGACTTTTTAGAAGTTGAAACTCCTTTGATGCATCCTATTGCTGGCGGGGCTGAGGCAAGGCCTTTTGTTACACATCATAATGCCTTAGATATGGATCTTTATCTACGGATTGCTCCGGAGTTATACTTAAAGCGGTTGATTGTAGGCGGTTTTGAAAAAGTTTTTGAAATCGGTAAAAACTTGCGAAATGAAGGTATTTCCACTAAACATAATCCTGAATTTACTTCAATGGAATTATACCAGGCAAATGCTGATTATGAAGATATGATGGAGATTACTGAAAGTGTAATTGTTAATATTGCCCAAGAAGTATTGGGTACATTAGAAATTGAATATGATGGACAAGAAATTGATTTAAGTCCAAGCTGGACAAGGATGACAATGAGAGAAGCTATTAATGAATATGCGGGAGTTGACTTTTCTGAAGTTGATGATTTCAAGACAGCACAAAAGTTAGCCGAGGATCATGGGGTAGACTATGAAGAGATTACTTCTGTCGGAGAACTTATTAATGAGTTCTTTGAAGAGTTTGTAGAGGATGAGTTGATTCAACCAACCTTTATTACCGAATATCCAATTGAAGTTTCGCCTTTAGCTAAGCGGAAGCCTGAAGATTCAGACTTTACAGAGAGATTTGAATTATTTGTTGCTGGAAATGAATTAGCTAATGCTTTTTCAGAGTTGAATGATCCTATTGATCAAAAGCAACGATTTAAGGAACAGATGGAACAACGAGAAGCAGGTGATGATGAGGCTCATATGATGGATTATGATTATATTAGAGCTTTGGAATATGGAATGCCTCCTACGGGAGGATTAGGAATTGGTATTGATAGGTTAGTTATGTTATTAACGGATTCTACTTCCATTAGAGATGTGATTCTCTTTCCACATATGAGGCCCGAACAATAA
- a CDS encoding metal-sensitive transcriptional regulator, with protein MHKEEAKKDLLNRLKTLKGHIGGIERMIEEEQDCIDILVQIAAIKSSIDKVGQSIIEDYAHECILSSIDEEDDIEEAVKETIKTILKFSK; from the coding sequence ATGCATAAAGAAGAAGCAAAAAAGGATTTATTGAATCGGCTGAAGACTTTAAAAGGACATATTGGTGGTATCGAAAGAATGATTGAAGAGGAGCAAGACTGTATTGATATTTTAGTTCAGATAGCTGCTATTAAATCTTCTATTGATAAAGTAGGACAGTCAATTATTGAAGATTATGCCCATGAATGTATTCTTTCTTCAATAGATGAGGAAGATGATATCGAAGAGGCAGTTAAGGAAACGATCAAGACGATTTTAAAGTTTTCTAAATAA
- a CDS encoding putative glycoside hydrolase, protein MKKEFIVVVIFVLLFSVGITARSLDYNSSVNDVNLHKKNNGEEQLKDSQELKQETSEPIKGIYLTGWVAGSPKRFNRLLNLITETELNAMVIDVKNIEGEVSYNSKVDLTEEIGANVAKIKNIDRLLDKCKENNIYSIARIPVFKDYKLAAYKEYALKYYDLQQSNSEIFSSPEWVNPYSKKVWKYNVDLAIEAVKHGFDEVQFDYIRFPVFFNRSRYNLAVAPSNSKVRIIDDFLRYAKNRLDKLEAPVSIDVFGLTTTGNDLGIGQNFALMAQRIDYISPMVYPSHYQPGIYGLTLPEQTPYSTVFNSMQEAKEKLNGETGQIRPWLQDFSLRYKYGVEEVREQIAAAKASGLDSWLLWNPASNYTWQAFLDNEIVINKKKRLIDIIDDIEGDNDVRVNRRESNAQENESRERPFDRT, encoded by the coding sequence TTGAAAAAAGAATTTATAGTAGTAGTCATATTTGTGCTGTTGTTCAGTGTTGGAATCACGGCTCGTAGTTTGGATTATAATAGTTCTGTGAATGATGTAAATTTACATAAAAAGAATAATGGGGAGGAACAATTAAAGGATAGTCAAGAACTAAAGCAAGAAACTAGTGAACCAATTAAAGGTATTTATTTAACCGGTTGGGTAGCAGGCAGTCCAAAAAGATTTAACAGGTTGTTGAATTTGATTACAGAGACAGAATTAAATGCAATGGTTATTGATGTAAAGAATATAGAAGGAGAAGTTAGTTATAATTCAAAAGTTGACTTAACTGAAGAGATTGGAGCTAATGTAGCAAAGATAAAGAATATAGATCGATTACTGGATAAATGTAAAGAGAATAATATTTATAGTATTGCCCGGATACCTGTCTTTAAAGACTATAAATTAGCAGCTTATAAAGAGTATGCATTAAAATATTACGATCTTCAGCAGAGTAATTCTGAAATATTCAGTAGTCCTGAATGGGTCAATCCTTACAGTAAGAAGGTATGGAAATATAATGTTGACTTAGCAATTGAAGCAGTTAAACATGGATTTGATGAGGTTCAATTTGATTATATTAGATTTCCGGTCTTCTTTAATCGCTCTCGCTATAATTTAGCTGTAGCCCCTTCAAATTCAAAAGTTCGGATAATTGATGATTTTTTGAGATATGCTAAAAATAGGTTAGATAAGTTGGAGGCACCTGTTTCTATTGATGTTTTTGGGCTAACTACGACAGGTAATGATTTAGGAATTGGACAGAATTTTGCTTTAATGGCCCAGAGAATTGATTATATTTCACCTATGGTTTATCCATCTCATTATCAACCAGGAATTTATGGATTAACCTTACCGGAACAGACTCCCTATTCTACTGTTTTTAATAGTATGCAGGAGGCTAAGGAAAAATTAAATGGTGAAACAGGTCAAATTCGCCCCTGGCTGCAAGATTTTTCGTTACGATATAAGTATGGAGTTGAAGAAGTTCGTGAGCAGATTGCAGCAGCAAAGGCATCAGGGTTGGATAGCTGGCTGCTGTGGAATCCGGCTTCAAATTATACTTGGCAGGCTTTTTTGGATAATGAAATTGTTATAAATAAAAAGAAGAGACTTATTGATATAATAGATGATATTGAAGGTGATAATGATGTTAGAGTTAACAGAAGAGAGAGTAATGCCCAGGAAAATGAATCCAGAGAACGGCCTTTTGATCGAACATAA
- a CDS encoding class I SAM-dependent methyltransferase, with protein MLELTEERVMPRKMNPENGLLIEHKVRYRFASQYCQGRVLDIACGVGYGSEMILALGEGITEIIGVDNEQKVIEYARKHYSHPPITFKTGNANDKELADKIGKFDTIVSLETVEHIKDDFEFINNLNRLLKPDGRVIISTPFGRGREEPCSNPYHYRQYREEEFRELLSLFSDVELYCQLNETIEIPKPDKKYYLMVAVCQK; from the coding sequence ATGTTAGAGTTAACAGAAGAGAGAGTAATGCCCAGGAAAATGAATCCAGAGAACGGCCTTTTGATCGAACATAAGGTTCGTTATAGATTTGCCAGTCAATATTGTCAGGGACGAGTATTAGATATTGCCTGTGGCGTCGGCTATGGTTCTGAAATGATCTTAGCACTAGGAGAAGGAATCACGGAAATAATAGGGGTAGATAACGAACAGAAAGTAATAGAGTATGCTAGAAAACATTATTCTCATCCTCCAATTACGTTTAAAACTGGTAACGCTAATGATAAAGAATTGGCTGATAAAATAGGAAAATTTGATACTATAGTTAGTTTAGAAACAGTAGAACATATTAAGGATGATTTCGAATTTATTAATAATCTCAATAGATTACTTAAGCCAGATGGTAGAGTAATTATTTCTACTCCCTTCGGAAGAGGTAGGGAAGAGCCCTGTTCTAATCCCTATCATTACCGACAGTATCGGGAAGAGGAATTTAGAGAGTTATTATCGTTATTTTCAGATGTAGAGCTCTATTGTCAACTTAATGAGACTATCGAAATACCTAAACCGGATAAAAAGTATTATTTAATGGTGGCTGTCTGTCAAAAATAG
- a CDS encoding CtsR family transcriptional regulator: MSSLSDRIEYYLKNLLTETEAKNIIKIQRNKVAEKFNCVPSQINYVLKTRFNMASGYVIESQRGGGGYVKIIKIDHDSKLKILKLMLNKIGDSISQRDANNIIQRLYEEDIMTKREKELLETMLHRQNLNLNLPDRDILRANMLGSALQVLAKAEETNKEG; encoded by the coding sequence ATGAGTAGCCTGTCTGATAGAATAGAATATTATCTTAAGAATTTATTGACAGAAACTGAAGCCAAGAATATTATTAAGATTCAGAGGAATAAGGTAGCTGAGAAGTTTAATTGTGTACCGTCACAGATTAATTATGTATTAAAGACTCGTTTTAATATGGCAAGCGGTTACGTGATTGAAAGCCAGCGAGGCGGTGGAGGTTATGTCAAAATTATTAAAATAGATCATGATTCTAAACTGAAAATATTGAAATTAATGTTGAATAAGATCGGGGATAGTATTTCACAGCGGGATGCTAATAATATAATTCAGCGCTTATATGAAGAAGATATTATGACAAAACGAGAAAAAGAATTATTGGAAACAATGCTTCATCGGCAAAATTTAAATCTTAATTTGCCTGACCGTGATATTTTAAGAGCTAATATGTTAGGTTCGGCTTTGCAGGTGTTGGCTAAGGCTGAAGAGACTAATAAGGAGGGATGA